TAGCCTTGATGAAGGAAAATCTTGGTTAGACCAAAAGCTCTAAAACCAATGTGATATAGGACGAGTAACAATGAATTTCTTTTTTTACATTTACTTCCTTTTTTCACTTTGATAGGTATATATTAACATAGACAacttattatatataaaaaatattcctaAACTAATTAACTTTACTTAATAAAAGATAAACTAAATTGCGCGTTAGTAATCCGTTACAGAATACGGCAAAGAAACGAATACCTTTAGCAGCAACCGAATATGATGAACTTAAGATACAGAAGGCGCACAGTCTAGCTTCGACACAACTCACCCAGCAAGATCTAGAAACGACTGAAAGCGTCGTGTGAGGGCACCAACTCTATTGGAGCGGATGTGTTCTACAGAAACAACAGAATTCGATGGGTCCTCCGTCCCAATTGTGATAAGAATCCAACAGGGAGCAAGAATCGCCGTTTCACAGAGAAAAgggtaaaaggaaaaataaaaggcagagagagagagagagagagagagagagagcacctcCGATAGCGACGTAGGGGAGGCGGTGCTGGCCGGCGAGGTAGAGGGCGTCGGAGAGGATGCCGTAGAGGGGCTTGGCGACCATGGGAAGATTGGAGGAGTTTTGGAGGATCTGCAACGAAGAGGGGGCGACGCCGAGGCCGTCCTTGAGGAAAAAGTTGACGCCCATCCATGGGAAGCACCGGAACCCCTGCACCCAGAACCCCAAACCCACCACCCTCCGCAACGCCTTGTGCCGCCCATCTTTCACCATCTCCGACTTCCTTTCGTGCGTGCTCTGAACAAAAGTATTTATGGAAGTCGATGGAAGAACTGAAAGCGAGGAAAGGATTAGTGGATGTGAGGAAACGTGGAATCAAAAACACAATGACGGTTTAGACAGATAACACGTggaataaaaaaataacataaatttcaAAGCTCAATCACGCTTCTGAAATTAAAAAGCACAACACACGACTTGATTGTAATctcagaaaaaaaattatttatggtgTTGTGGTGTGAATCAACAGAATTTTGTAGATAAAGAGTAATCATATTCacacaaaattaaatttgaaagtTTGTAAACCTTCCATCAAATTTATaatactatatataaatatagtgtTATAAACAAtactatatatataatactatatataaatatataaattatttctgaGATTGATTTTTTAGATATTTGAAAACGGATATTGGCAGAATTTATTATTACGTAAAAAATAGTCTATTTTAATGGAAATGCATTCACTCTTCATTCCCTCCAACGAGGGTCTTTCGATAACCTTTACAGATGATGGACAACCTCAAAACTTCAATGACAGGAACAGTGCAAGCAGAAACAAGACATGGGACCAACATAACCAGATCTGAGAAATCAACAAAGCGAAGACCACAAAAAGTATGTTACAATTTTAATTTACTTAACTCAATCTTCTTCACAGGGTAAGTGTATGCCTCATAATCAATTTTCTGGCCAAGAGAACTCAGTTTTGTGAGCGTTGTTATCAGATCAACCTGCAGTCAACAGTACAAAATCAGAGATGACAAGAAGCATTTGAACATTGACTGTGACAAGTAGACAGACTATCTTCACTGATCTGAGTAAGTTTTTAGCTAATTTATTGaagtttttctatcttttttcagGTTTAATGAACATATGAAGTTCCAAGATAAAATAGTGTGCAACCAGCTTAGCAAATTACAGCATCAACGCATTTGGATGCTGAAAACCAGCATAAAGAATTAAGTATAGTTTCTAACATGCAATTTttccaattatatttttgatattttctttGAACTTTTATGTTCAAGACATTTGGATAATGAAAACCAGCATAAAGACTTCAGAAtagtttctaacatgtaatttttcTAATTATATTTTCAATGTTACAAGTCCCCACCATCTATTGTATATATCTATAAAAACAGAATGATGTCAAGTAATTTTATAGCATATAGAAAAATAAAACAGATTTTGAAAAAGTGGAAAATATAATGCACTAATTTTGAAAAAATATGCCAATTAAACATAAAGCTTTTGATTTTTATTGCATGAGAAGTTCGAAGCTTAACTTGATTTCTTATAGAGGCATGAAATATTTAATTGGTAAATGCTAAGAAAAGAAGCAGTCCAGATATTATTTTCTGAATGATCATCACCTCATAATCTGTCTGGGATATAGTTTCTCGGCTACGTTGATACTTCTCAACCCAAGGACGGACTTCAGGATCAGATGACAAAAGGTTCTCTGTTGCCAACTGATCAGGACCAAGAAACGCAGACATCACTGCCAGCTGAAAAAAGTAACCAATCCATAAGAACATGACAGCGTACTAGAACCAACTAAATTGTAATTTCTATAATAGTAGTTGGATTAAAGTAATAATGTAAACAGTATGTGGAATAAGAGCTTCATAATTGATGCATTTCAAAGCTTTGATTGAAGCATTGTAAAGCTAGTTTCTGGATGAAAGAAAACAATAAAGGAACCCCAGAAGAGTTTGGCATAATTTGACATCAGTATATTCAATTTTCAAAAGATTTCTCctattaaaagaaagaaaaatgttgTAACTATTTGAACAGTATATATTATGAATCAAAGATGAATTTATATGTTTGTTGTCTTAGTAGATTGGAGCACTAAAACACAGCTTGTTGgagaattaaataaataatacgcAGACAAAAGCAAGTTCTAACTTGACAAAGCTTCCTGGTTCTGAAGGACATGGCATAAACACAAATTATATGAAAAAATCTGGCACACAATACTACATTGTAGCAGTAATAAGACATCAATTACTTGTATATTATAAAAAACGGTTTCCACAGGTGCATTCAGTTTTGAAATATTTCCGACATGCATGTGATGCTAGTAAATACTAAATACCATCTCAATTTACTTATTTTTGAGATTTGACAATTATCTGAGAGAAAACCATGATGCAGCAAATATTCAGTACCATCCATAGTTAATAATAGAAATCGGAAAGATGAAATGGTTGGGAGGTACCTGGCGTGGACCGAGGCCAATAGCAGTGAACTTTGCTTTCATTTCCTGGACAGAAGCCTTGTTCCACTGAGGGATCCTTCCTTCTGGATCAGGAGCTTCAGCATCCTTACGCCCAAATTGTTTGTCAAACAAGCCCCACTGTTTACATGGGagagaacaagaaaagaaaaagttaaTAACATTACTAGTCCAGGAAGGTTACCAAGAGAGATACCTAGAAACTCAATATAAGAgaagaaaataatcataaaaagttATACTAGTAGATGATGAAAACAAAATTATAACCAAGATTCAAATATTGGCAGTGCCCACGCATGCCCACTGCATATTGGAACAGCAGATGCTGGTAAGTCATTTGTGGAAATCTTCATCATGAATGATGTGTCACCAGaacaaaaaaaagattaaaagaaaaattttatcagTTCTCATGCTTATCTCCTCTAGAATTATGTTACTATAATTGTGCTACCATATAGATGGTCAAGCAAGGAAAATATCTCTAGGAGTTCCACACGTGGACCCTAGCCCCCATTCCCAATAAAGAAGAATGCATTGTTCCTGAATTAAAAACTTGAGATGTGGTTTAATGTATGAGCTGGTTCTATAAATCATACCTTCCAAGATAATGGAAATATATCCAAAACGGAATGTTAAAATCCCTAAATAAGCGACATCTAGAATATGCAACCTGTGCTATCTAAAGCAGCTAGCACTCAACCAATTGCCAGATGTTACTCTATATGAGAAAGAGAAATTGATATTTGTTACAATGATTATGAAAATTCATATTCAATTGTCTCAGACTAATGTCTAGAAATATATTTTGATCCAAATGATCTGCTCAATGAAGATTTTACGATAATCCTAGGACTAGTATAGAGTACAAGACTGTGGTCCCTAACATTAGTCCTTGACGGCAAACAAGTTTTCAGATTTCTACAGAAGCATCAACTCTACAAGTTACATATATGTTGTAAACCAATAACAGGCAAAAAAACATAGTAGACTGACACCTACAACATATCAAGATTGTGCATCACAATGTGATACCGTAGGTAAGGGAGGAAAAAAATTATAGCAGAAATATTAGGATATTTTATTCTGAGAAAGTTAATTTATTTAAGAAATGAGGTTTGCAAATTGTTTGGATATCAGATTGGAAATGAAAATTAGTTTCACTTTTTTCATGACCATTGGATTGAATTTGGCCCACTCATTAACAGGATTAGCAGGGAGGTTGTGTATCAAACTAGAATGAGTTTGAAGGCGATAGTATTGGACCTGATAGTTAATGTAAGGCAGTTCTTACCAACATTTAAAACAAGTCAAAATCCATAAGACCGATGGCAAAAGTGCAGTTACTATTGTTATGATTTAGCATCAATAAGACATGGAACCATTATTGAAAGAAAAACCTTGTAAATTGGCTTAATATGATTTGGATTTAAGCACAGagtgcaaggttcgccgtaccgtaccgtaccggcatttcgacccgggctcggtaccggtacggtacggtataccgctcggtacacccaggtgtaccgagcactgtagcctgTACGGGCtgaccggtacagggcggtccgcgtaccgctagcctgtcggaccggtacgtaccgtccgtaccgggcggtacagtccggtacggcaaaccttgacaGAGTGCTCAGGCATGCATCTATGTTGTGGTCAGCAGTGTTGGACAAGTTATTGTTTCAAGATAAGCCATTTTAGTATCGTATTCTGCAATCTTTAGAGAATTTATTTATCAGATGATCTGTTACTCCAAAAATTTGGAAAAGAATTTTGTAGCTTGGTAAGATGGGACAACAATTTATGGACATGAACAACAAACCGAGTGGTTTGCAGATCACAGTAAAGATAAAGCATTGCAGGTTCAACTGAAGAAAGATGTCGATCATTTGTGGATTGAAAGGAACAGGATATTCCAGAAGTAGATTTCTGATGTCAAGAAGATTGTAGAAATGTCACAGAGAATATCGGAATAGCATTCTTTTATAAAGAGGACAATCAGAAGATCTTTCATGCAGACAGTGATGGGGTAGGTCTATAAAATTTGCCTATGGAATATGGATATAACTTCCAATAAATGACTGTATAGGAGTTAAGAGATAGAAAGTAGCTAATTTCTTGTTGTTTTGGTCAGAATGGATTGACTGTTTGTTATTGTCTACAACTCTGGTATATTGTCCTATTGACATTGAATAGAatggcttacactttgcaaaagaaACCATGGTCTGCAATACCggaccgtaccgcccggtatgggcggtacgtaccggtccgacaggcttccggtacgcggaccgcctattATCGGTCCGATACTGTAGCagaactgtagcactgtagcagtgctcggcacgcctgaatataccactcggtacacctgggtgtatcgctcggtataccgtaccgtaccggtatcgagcccaagtcgaaactccggtatggtacgatattgcgGACCTTGAAAGAaacattagaatttttttttcaatagaTGACAAAAGATAAGTCAACAATATCTTAATCAACTTTGGACACTAGGGGTATTGATCACAGCTTTAGGATTTGAACTTTTTGTTATTAGCTTCACTTCAGGTAAGAATAATCAAATACGCTTAAGAATTCAAATACAAGTTGCATTGGCATGTACCAACAATTTTTAGTTCGACCAAGGACCAGCACTAAACCATATAGGTCAATAATTATCAATAATTTacactttattattattttctggtgatACCTGATGGTAAGTTGGTACATAGTTCCGTGTATTGGCATAGCAGTATTTTACAAGACTGATCGATTAGCAAAACCAGTATTGGGTCAGAATTTAAATCCTTGCTCATCCACAAAATTGAACTTTGATTAATGAATTAACCTGACCATTTGAACCATATACTGTACATAGCAGTATCACCTAGAAGGCCTGATCTAAATCACAAAATTAAACTTTAGTTGTGGAACCAACCTGACCGTTTGAGCCATATGCTGTGTATAGTAGTTTTCCTTTGTCTTCCTTTCCACCACATTTCTGGATTGCAGAATCAAGGAATGTTTTCTTGATTGATGCTTGGGCTATATTCATAAAGTTGAACAGAGTTAAATTAATGTCCATTCTAAATAAATAGCAAACTAAATGCCAACTCGTAAACTATGAAATATGAAGAAAAGTCAACAAAAATAacagttcatttcatttttcaccAATCCAAATTGAAAGCTAAAAGACAAGCTTATGTAACACCATCAGCGCTGGATGCTAGAACAATCTATAACTCCACATATGAGACTAGGTAATATATCAGAAGCATGTATCACTGTTCCAATTTTTACTAAGAGAAATTACTAGCAAAACTACTCCAAAAGCATAAGCACCCATTTTGATAGTATTAGATGAAATGATGTAATGTCTAGAAATACCACCAAGAGAGTATACATTGACCAGAAACTTAATTTGTTTTAAGACCTAGTAATATTTATTGCTTGGAAAACTTAAAAATTGCATTCAAAATTTCATATTGAGTTGTCATttaaaaattgatttcatttaggtCCCAATGATATTAGGACCAGGAGTTGGTGATTCTTAATTTGGTTAGCAGTTTGGATGGTTGTGTCCCATTCTACATCAGAGAAGGGTTTGAAGTTGTACGCAAATCAAATTACAACATGCAGACAATTCCTATTATTAGATAGATTTAAGATCAAGAAGCCAACATTGGACAGTTTAACTTACCGGCATACTGGATGAGGTCAGCAAATGAAATTGGCCCTCCTTTGGAATATGTGTCAATCCCCTTTTTTGCTTCCATTATGAGATCCAAAGCACCAGAAAGTCCACTATTTTCAGGTCTTCCTAGTTCCGCACTTCAAGAGATttaaaaaaaagaggaaagagatagAGATGGTTAGGATATCTGATGTAAGAATAACATATGGCTACTAAATAGATATATAATTGAGATAATTTAGACATCACCAAAAGAGATCTACCTCAAACGGATTGATCCATTTGGGCCCCCAGATTTTGTAGCCTATATACATTTACTTTCAAAAGTCAGTTGCCTCCACAGCTAAATTGATGTGTAAAGTAAGCAAAAACATTCTGATGCATTTGACCAGTAACACAAAGTCAGCTAACCTTGTCATATGTCATTGCATCATTTAGTGCTAGCGTAAGTATGGATGGAACAAGATCTGGTTGTCCCTTTAGAAAATGTGAGAGATAttaaacatttcagaatataaaGAATCAGAATTGATATTTGTCCAGCAATTTTAGACCGTCAATGGCAAGAATCATAACAAAACCTATGCTATGGTTACCTTTATCATTGTTGAGAGAGTTCCTTTGATACTTGctgatatatataaaaaatggGAATTTGGTTACTGAAACAATTTCAATACTTCAACCAAGAAGTCAACAATGTAATTGCCTATTGGTACTTACACTGAAACTCAGAACGTTGTCTACGCTGTATCAGATCAGCAGCATTGGACACTCCTGTTAGTGATCCTGAGCTTGAAATCAGTTCCTAATGACCACAACTAGCAGAAATCAACATTATATAATTAATCAATCAATTCAAACCGCAGAGGACTATTTCAAAGTTAAATTAGGGGATATACAAGCTTAAGTTTGCCCAAGTATAGCTCATATTCTGGACATTCTGTCATTTTGTAAAAAGCTTGAACATTTTTGCACTCCTAAACATCACAACAGATGTTCCATTTTGCTTTATTACATCACAACAGATGTTCCATTTTGCTTTATTACCAGCATCATCTTCACATTTTTAATTTTGTACACTAAGAGATGTTGGCTTTGTTATAATCTCTTTAATTTTTAGCTACGCATAGAGATAACTTGCATGTGGATTTTTTCTTGTCATGGATTCTATATTGTTTTTGGTGTTTGTTCATCTTCGCCCTGATCTTAGACCCTCTTAAATTtcgtatgttgagagatggaaaatcAACCAGTTAGAAATATATTCCTATCAAGGATTAAAAACAAACAATCAAATCAATGATTTAACAAACACGGTTTTAACAAATTCCTATAATAGCATTACATACTCAAACTTCTTTTCTGCCCATTTCTACCAATTAAAACGTAGGCGGGCAACAGAGAACTCCACATTACGAACCAAACGTTAAAAACTTAAGGTGATGAAAGAGAAGTAAAATAGATCGATGAATAGCGAAAACATTGTCATCAGACATCGTTGAAACTGGTAATACCATGCCAACGACAGCGCCGACGCATCTAAGAACGTCCCTCCTATGATACACGCATCTTTCATCGGCTTCACCCGCGTCTTCGGCTCTGCGGTAGCAGCAGACGACGCCCTGCTTATGCACAAATAAACATCTGCATAATTCTCTACCATTAAGCGGTAAACCGAAAAAATGCAAACAGATCGAATGCAGTCGACGAACTAACTTCAAATGATGATTATAACAGAAAGCAAAATAACAGGTTAAGATGTGGTAACAGGGAATCGAAGTGAGGCGTACACTGGAGATCTCGGGGGCGGCAAAGGCCAGAGAGGGCCGAGGCGAGTGAGGACGGAGACGGAGCGATGTAAGCGTGGAGAGGAACGAAACTCCCGCCATCGTTCTGACTGATGTGATCTCGGGAACCGATGGATCGGTGCGAGCGCGAGGTATTGTATTATGTGGACAGGTTGCAAAGCGTTATCTCGAAGTCGGCAATATCTGCTATCTTCTCTCCTTCGGACAAAATAATAGGTAACTGTTTCCATCTCGGGCTTCATAATTGGgccttaaaaaaaatcaaaaacttAATCTACTAAATTGGTGGGTCAATCAAGATTaatataaatcaaatcaaatatcaaTTCAAACTCAATATATCACTAAGATCTTTCAATATTTACCAATATCGATCTATAAAATAATTTAGTTTTAATCTTATCACACATGAACTGAGTATTTCCTAACATTTTATTCATGTACAGTTCAATGGCAAACTCAATATATATCATCGACTCTCTCAATATTTACTAATGTAGAATTATTCGTTTAGTTCTTTTTTTAATCTCTCGTTACAtataaatattttcaataaataAGTTTGGTGACCGAAAAAGAAGCAATAGTTCTGTTGATGTATATTTTGCATTTCAAGCATAGGAGaaaaacttttaggaaccaaacaTTGATGAAAGTTGTGTGTTAATGTATATAAACTCAGACTCATTCTCAAATGATTTGAAGAACTACAGGACTAAAGGTCTTCTTGTTCCCTTTTCTTGCATAGAAGCTATCTGGATAGATAACATCATTTCCCCTCGTAAATAACCACCTTCAATGTTTTTTTGGGCTAATTACACATAATTATCTTATAtagttagttatttttagtatcttgattcatatactttaaaaaattatattattatttttataattataaaaataaaatatctaagctTATTTATTCTAATATGGCTAGTCTTATTAacgaaaatatgaaaacaaatgataaaaaaatatttttaatatttcaattaataATGATGAACGATGTCAGTGGTGACGGACAACGATGTTATTGGAGGGTCACGAGTGACTATTATAGATGAGAAAAATGATAACAAAAGATGAAAGTGGCTTTGCATGTACGTTAACACCAGCACAATTGTCAATTAGCTTTTTTGTCGCTTTGTATATGTGTCGACACTGATACAGTTGCTTAGCTGAGTGGCATCACTCTGCATTTGTGTTACGCATATGCAAAGCAACCTTTATCTCTTATTATCGCTTTTCTCATTCACAACAGTTACCCGCAACCCTTAATAATGTCGTTATTCATCACCATCAAAACTATATGCTATCACTATctggaatgttaaaattatctttttacatatTGTTTTCATGTTTCATTAGTAAAAATGTTAGGATAAATGGATCTATCTATTTTACTTTTGTAATTAGAAGGatatcaatataacttttaaaaatgtaaagattgagatactaaagataactataATTTGTTCAACTTCTTTACTTCATAAACACCCAGAAAAATTTCACAAAGATCCAAGATGAACCCAGCACAACTAGATTTGCTCAACACACCAAGTCCCACCTCAACCACTCAAGTAGATCACAAACCCCAAAAATTTGGAAATGGAGAACTAGTAAACCATTTCTTCAAATATAACACAACATTTTAGTGGAGCAACTTTGATCAGCCTCGATCATATAATTCTCTCCCTAATCAtacatatatagagagagagccaAGCAAAATATAAGGTGAATCTGTTGGAGTGAGACAAAGAAGGACCAAAGCATTAATTTATCATACATATAAATCTTCTAAAAGACAAGATAAATTCACCCCAACCCTACTCCTGGCTAAAAAAAGATACCAGTCCTCTGAGGTGCAAATCCCAGAAAAACTCGAGTAGATTTCCCCCATCAGGTTAAAATACACACCAAATCACACTACTGATAGCTTATGTCGCTGACCATGACTATAATGAGCTATAAATTTCTACGTGCATGTTCTTGATCTTGTGCTAAATGGAGCTGTGTTCGACTGCACTAAGCAAGCTTGTCGTCCGCTGCCGTTTTGTTCCACCGGATGAGGATAGATCGTGCTCTGCTGTCTGCTCCACGACTGCCTTTAAGGCATCCTCGATGGCTGCTACCAATTCCTGCTCGTCGTCGTAACCActggcgttgtgctcctcggtgaTGACGAGGACGTTCTTGACGCGGCCACCGACGGTGGTGATCTCCGCCTTGAGGATGCGAAGCTTTAGTGTTTTCAGGGCGCTGGTGAGATCCGGAAGTAGGTCAGGGCGGTCGTCGCAACACAAAGACGCCCTGACGATGAACTTGCCGTCATCGTCGCATATGGAGTCGACGGTGAGCTCGTCGTCTTCGGTAGGCAGCGGGCTCTCTTCTACGATCTCTGACGTCTGCCGTTTCAGTTCCTTCACGTGCTGGATGACCTCGGCTAGCAATGATGCTTTATCCGTCTGAAAATATGAGAGGGGTTAGAAGTAGACCACAAGCGATTGAAGTCGGAAGAGGAAAAATATCGATGAGATGGAGCACGAGTTAATAGCTTGACTACGAAGCAACAAATGGAAGAAGAAAGAGATCATAAGGGAACATCAAAAACCCTAAGAGCGACGATTGCAGCAAAAAGTGCAGCAATTGCTGTTTCTGGTCTACTGGTTCTTCTTGTATTACTTGTGTGAGTACTAAGTTTTGACCTAGGACGCTCGCGTGCATGTTTGTTTCCACTTTCCATTTGAAAGTATGAAAGGAAAACTGTAGGCAAGAAGAtaaagctgctgctgctgcatgttAGGGCTGCTTTTACTTAAACTTTCTACGGGCTTCTGACAGGAGTGCGCATGTTTGTCTTTCTTAGTAGTATACTGTGCATTCTCTGCAACATCATTCCCACAGAAGCTTTGTATACAACTTTGTCCCTTTGGTTTTCTCGCTTACCCTAGTGTTTACTTGACCCTCACCTCCTTCCTTCCACAACTAGACAGTAGGAGCTTGTAAATGAGAAAAATAAGGTGTTGATTGCACTCCTTGTCTCATTATACTACCAATGATCTTTTGCGCTATGGTTTATGGATGGTATGTGGATATGAGATATTGAATGTGCTTGATTTGTTACCTTGGTGGTGTTTGGGAGCATGCTGCGCAACTTGGCAAGATGACCATTGATGCGCTCCCGACGCCTGCGCTCGGCCTCGCTGTGGCTCTTGGATGCAGCAAAAGCCTTGGCTTCCATGATTTCCTGGGCAGTCAGCTTCTCCAATTCTTCATGAATGGTCCCAAAGAGAGACGAAGAAGCCGACCCTTCTGCTCGTAGAAATCTATGTAAGCCCACAGTAGCACCAGCCATTAATCCGGGCGAATCCGAAGGGAATTGCAAGCCACTCAAGGTCCTCCTGCTATTGTACATATCCGCATACAAAGGAGGGGCAAAGGGAGGCAGATCGGGGCATATGAGTTGTTGATCCAGTCCAGGATTGCTATGTGAGAACTGATGATGGGTTTCGCCGATAGAGTGAATCGAAGGAAGACACCATGGCAAGGTAGGATTAATAGCAGCAGAAACAACGCTTCCATCTCCTCCTGGAAAGAAGTGTTCTTCGCCTCCTCCGCAGCCATGAACCATATGGTATGGGATTTCTATTTGATTCTCCATTCCTGGATCTTCAGCAAATCGAGTGCCGGCACTTCTTCCTTCCCTCTCTCTATACTTTGACCTCTTGCGTCCACAAAGATAGCCTTCTGGGTCGATCAATCACGGCCACGACCTTGCCATCTCCTCCCCTCCCCTTTAAATCTTTCTCCTCCACGCTTTACCTTGGACGACTCCTCCCTGTGGGAAGATAGTGCGGAAGCCTCAGCCAGGAGCATACAGTTCATTTACGGCACTATCTCCTATACTACTTTTCTCACCTATATAATAAGAGCTTTCATCTTTCTAGAGCAAACCTGCAACCTTCCTGTTGGATATATAATTACACTGCCCGGCAACTGTGCTACGGAGACAAGAGAGAAAAGCGGAGGTGCGGCGATGGAATTAGAACCGACCAGG
This DNA window, taken from Musa acuminata AAA Group cultivar baxijiao chromosome BXJ3-7, Cavendish_Baxijiao_AAA, whole genome shotgun sequence, encodes the following:
- the LOC103990393 gene encoding thylakoid lumenal 29 kDa protein, chloroplastic produces the protein MAGVSFLSTLTSLRLRPHSPRPSLAFAAPEISSGVVCCYRRAEDAGEADERCVYHRRDVLRCVGAVVGMELISSSGSLTGVSNAADLIQRRQRSEFQSSIKGTLSTMIKGQPDLVPSILTLALNDAMTYDKATKSGGPNGSIRLSAELGRPENSGLSGALDLIMEAKKGIDTYSKGGPISFADLIQYAAQASIKKTFLDSAIQKCGGKEDKGKLLYTAYGSNGQWGLFDKQFGRKDAEAPDPEGRIPQWNKASVQEMKAKFTAIGLGPRQLAVMSAFLGPDQLATENLLSSDPEVRPWVEKYQRSRETISQTDYEVDLITTLTKLSSLGQKIDYEAYTYPVKKIELSKLKL
- the LOC103990392 gene encoding transcription factor bHLH30, producing the protein MENQIEIPYHMVHGCGGGEEHFFPGGDGSVVSAAINPTLPWCLPSIHSIGETHHQFSHSNPGLDQQLICPDLPPFAPPLYADMYNSRRTLSGLQFPSDSPGLMAGATVGLHRFLRAEGSASSSLFGTIHEELEKLTAQEIMEAKAFAASKSHSEAERRRRERINGHLAKLRSMLPNTTKTDKASLLAEVIQHVKELKRQTSEIVEESPLPTEDDELTVDSICDDDGKFIVRASLCCDDRPDLLPDLTSALKTLKLRILKAEITTVGGRVKNVLVITEEHNASGYDDEQELVAAIEDALKAVVEQTAEHDLSSSGGTKRQRTTSLLSAVEHSSI